The Spirosoma radiotolerans genome has a window encoding:
- a CDS encoding anthrone oxygenase family protein gives MSPIAAFLLALFILNLGTAFGAGLYETRIVLPLWFCKSAESGYHVNTKAMHELDTGRTFWAFVTTGPLTLLTLANLVIAWQSQAMGHDWWLAAALITLTERIGTFSFFIPTVIKLQKADELPPPTVSRLITSWIRLNYVRNGLTLLACLAALRAFSF, from the coding sequence ATGAGTCCTATAGCCGCATTTCTGTTAGCGTTGTTTATCCTGAACCTGGGCACTGCCTTCGGGGCAGGCCTGTATGAAACCCGGATTGTTCTTCCGCTGTGGTTCTGTAAATCGGCCGAGTCCGGCTATCATGTCAATACAAAGGCCATGCACGAACTAGACACCGGCCGAACGTTCTGGGCATTTGTCACAACAGGGCCGCTTACGCTCCTCACCCTGGCTAATCTCGTCATTGCCTGGCAATCGCAAGCAATGGGGCATGATTGGTGGCTTGCGGCAGCCTTGATTACCCTCACCGAACGAATAGGAACGTTTTCTTTTTTCATCCCAACGGTCATTAAACTTCAGAAGGCGGATGAGCTACCCCCACCCACCGTCAGTCGTTTAATAACCTCCTGGATCAGGTTAAACTATGTCCGTAACGGCCTCACGTTGCTCGCCTGTTTAGCGGCACTCCGCGCGTTTTCTTTTTAG
- a CDS encoding sugar ABC transporter substrate-binding protein, whose product MNRFPLLIATLSFTLLLAGCNQSATTDASQGDGSKKLVMGVSMLSMQNEFIVNVNDEMTKKAQEAGVELITVDAERSALKQVEQIESFIAQKVDAIIMNPCEVEASSPAVAKALAANIPIINVNSETSAKPSAFVGSDDVESARIAMKFIADKLGGKGNVVMMHGYMGQAAQLKREQGAREVLKQYPNLKLLAHQTGEWDRAKAMALMENWIQSFGPQINAVFAQNDEMGLGAVKALTDAGLKDKVVVVSIDAIPDALQAVKKGTLDATIFQNAEQQGAKAIDTAIKAAKGQPYEKQTLIPFQLVTKANLSTFLK is encoded by the coding sequence ATGAACCGTTTTCCCCTACTGATTGCGACCCTGTCTTTTACGCTACTGCTGGCAGGCTGCAACCAGTCAGCCACTACCGATGCCAGCCAGGGCGATGGCAGTAAAAAACTCGTTATGGGTGTCTCCATGTTGAGTATGCAGAATGAATTTATCGTCAACGTGAATGACGAAATGACCAAGAAAGCGCAAGAGGCCGGTGTCGAGCTGATTACCGTCGATGCTGAGCGGTCGGCGCTGAAACAGGTGGAGCAGATCGAGAGCTTTATTGCCCAGAAAGTAGACGCCATCATCATGAATCCGTGCGAAGTGGAAGCCAGTTCGCCAGCCGTTGCCAAGGCATTGGCAGCCAACATTCCGATCATCAACGTCAATTCGGAAACCAGCGCCAAACCATCGGCTTTTGTGGGGTCCGATGATGTCGAGTCGGCGCGTATCGCCATGAAATTTATTGCCGATAAATTAGGGGGCAAAGGCAATGTGGTAATGATGCACGGCTACATGGGCCAGGCCGCCCAACTAAAACGGGAACAGGGTGCCCGTGAAGTCCTGAAACAGTACCCTAATTTGAAACTCCTCGCCCATCAGACCGGCGAATGGGACCGGGCCAAGGCGATGGCCCTGATGGAAAACTGGATTCAGTCCTTTGGACCACAAATCAACGCCGTCTTTGCGCAAAACGACGAAATGGGACTGGGTGCCGTTAAAGCGCTGACCGACGCGGGCCTGAAAGACAAGGTTGTTGTTGTGAGCATCGATGCCATTCCCGACGCGCTACAGGCTGTAAAGAAAGGAACGCTCGACGCGACCATTTTCCAGAATGCCGAGCAGCAGGGTGCCAAAGCCATCGACACAGCGATTAAAGCGGCTAAAGGGCAACCTTATGAGAAACAAACACTTATTCCCTTCCAGCTGGTTACTAAGGCTAATTTGAGTACGTTTCTAAAATAG
- a CDS encoding ABC transporter permease has protein sequence MKNGISTLFTQTNKLPTQIPGRGIRQYGLLVAFVAVCLVLSLTTPKFLTVQNLMIILTQVSINALLAFGVTFVIIAGGIDLSIGSMVAVTGVVAAMFAHPDTYPVAVPVLAGLGAGLLFGAVNGFIITRSKVPPFIVTLGTMTIGRGLALILSKGRPISNLSDSFNFLGGGKFLGIPTLIFILIALFIVCSVVLKRTVLGRYIYAVGGNEQAANASGIRLTTVKMVVYTLCGGLAALAGILLTSRITTGQPNAGTGFELDAIAAAIIGGTSTSGGTGTMTGTLIGALLIGVISNGLDLLNVTSYYQQVVMGAIIIGAVVLDSMNQPGND, from the coding sequence ATGAAAAACGGCATTAGTACGCTCTTCACGCAAACCAATAAGTTGCCCACACAGATACCCGGCAGAGGCATTCGTCAATACGGCCTTCTGGTCGCCTTTGTGGCGGTTTGCCTGGTACTCTCGCTTACAACACCCAAATTCCTGACGGTGCAGAACCTGATGATTATTTTGACGCAGGTATCCATCAATGCCTTGCTGGCGTTTGGCGTCACGTTTGTCATCATTGCGGGCGGTATCGACCTGTCCATTGGTTCCATGGTGGCGGTGACGGGCGTGGTGGCGGCCATGTTCGCTCACCCGGATACCTATCCGGTGGCCGTTCCGGTGCTGGCAGGTCTGGGGGCGGGTCTGCTCTTCGGTGCTGTCAACGGATTCATTATCACCCGCAGCAAAGTACCGCCCTTCATTGTCACACTGGGCACCATGACCATCGGCCGGGGGCTTGCCTTGATTCTTAGCAAAGGGCGTCCCATTTCCAACTTATCCGATTCGTTCAACTTCCTGGGTGGAGGAAAATTCTTGGGGATACCGACGCTAATCTTTATTCTGATTGCCCTCTTCATTGTCTGCTCCGTCGTGCTGAAACGAACTGTGCTGGGCCGGTACATTTACGCCGTTGGTGGCAACGAACAGGCAGCCAATGCATCGGGCATCCGGTTGACTACCGTAAAAATGGTCGTTTACACGCTCTGCGGGGGGTTAGCCGCATTAGCGGGTATTCTGCTGACATCCCGAATCACAACCGGCCAACCCAACGCCGGAACAGGCTTTGAGTTGGATGCCATTGCTGCGGCCATCATTGGTGGCACCAGCACCTCGGGCGGAACCGGAACCATGACGGGCACCCTGATTGGGGCGCTGTTGATTGGCGTCATCAGCAATGGGCTTGACCTACTCAACGTAACGTCTTATTATCAGCAGGTTGTCATGGGCGCTATCATCATCGGGGCGGTGGTGCTCGATAGCATGAATCAACCGGGTAATGACTAA